In Xyrauchen texanus isolate HMW12.3.18 chromosome 13, RBS_HiC_50CHRs, whole genome shotgun sequence, a single genomic region encodes these proteins:
- the atg4c gene encoding LOW QUALITY PROTEIN: cysteine protease ATG4C (The sequence of the model RefSeq protein was modified relative to this genomic sequence to represent the inferred CDS: substituted 1 base at 1 genomic stop codon): MDTKGTDEVEKLKSKFMSAWHNVKYSWALKTKTAFSRNSPVFLLGKCYHFKAVDDESPTESCTADALDDNVVMGNVDGFRRDFTSRVWLTYREEFPALPGSTLTSDCGWGCTLRAGQMILAQGLLLHILGRDWTWAEALTLEPLDTETWTNSAARKLVATLEASVQGERAQVTQPLCPAHGGAEKADSYLKKLELKDHMYSDDVIDSHSGQMDSHSDPHGLNTGVAPDSRAVIILIPVRLGGEKINLEYFSFVKSILNVEYCIGIIGGKPKQAYYFVGFQDDSLIYMDPHYCQSFVDVSTSDFPLQSYHCPSPKKMAFNKMDPSCTIGFYSKNVEHYERISNELSKILXPSSKEKYPAFTFMKGHVKDYELSVSVEKREWPFVRDTRKAGVTSGGFVLL, from the exons ATGGATACTAAAGGGACTGACGAGGTGGAGAAGCTGAAGTCCAAGTTCATGTCAGCATGGCACAATGTGAAATACA GTTGGGCTCTTAAAACAAAAACTGCATTCAGCCGTAATTCTCCTGTTTTCTTGTTAGGGAAATGCTACCATTTCAAGGCTGTGG ATGACGAAAGCCCTACGGAGAGTTGTACTGCTGATGCATTAGACGACAATGTTGTCATGGGCAACGTTGATGGATTTCGAAGGGATTTCACCTCACGAGTGTGGCTGACCTATCGAGAAGAATTTCCCGCCCTTCCTGGCTCCACCCTCACTTCAGACTGTGGGTGGGGTTGTACACTTCGGGCAGGGCAGATGATATTAGCCCAGGGTCTCTTGCTTCACATCTTGGGTAGAG ACTGGACCTGGGCAGAGGCACTGACCTTGGAGCCCCTGGATACAGAGACATGGACCAACAGTGCAGCACGGAAACTGGTGGCTACATTAGAGGCCTCTGTTCAGGGAGAAAGAGCACAGGTCACCCAGCCTCTCTGCCCTGCTCATGGAGGAGCTGAGAAGGCTGACTCCTACCTGAAAAAG TTGGAGTTAAAAGATCACA TGTACAGTGATGATGTTATTGATAGCCATTCAGGCCAGATGGACAGCCACAGTGATCCTCATGGACTCAATACTGGAGTTGCTCCTGATAGTAGGGCTGTCATCATCCTTATTCCCGTGAGACTGGGTGGAGAGAAAATCAACCTAGAATACTTCAGTTTTGTCAAG AGCATATTAAACGTAGAGTACTGTATCGGCATCATTGGTGGAAAGCCTAAACAGGCCTACTATTTTGTCGGATTTCAAG ATGACAGCTTGATTTACATGGACCCTCATTACTGTCAGTCTTTTGTGGATGTCAGCACAAGCGATTTCCCTCTGCAG TCTTATCATTGCCCATCACCGAAGAAAATGGCTTTCAATAAAATGGACCCAAGCTGTACAATTGGATTCTACTCAAAAAACGTCGAACACTATGAAAGAATTAGCAACGAACTGTCAAAG ATATTGTAGCCTTCATCGAAAGAGAAATATCCTGCATTCACCTTTATGAAAGGACATGTGAAGGATTATGAGCTTTCCGTTTCTGTAGAAAAGAGAGAATGGCCGTTCGTCAGGGACACAAGGAAAGCCGGGGTGACATCTGGAGGCTTTGTTCTGCTCTGA